The following proteins are co-located in the Thermodesulfobacteriota bacterium genome:
- a CDS encoding DegQ family serine endoprotease, protein MRRSVALLLIFPLLVLILSAGCERTGENGAPGNSAPPAEKENESQSGQPSKAVPESAKEAAEAVKKLPVSEFPSFADLAEVLKPSVVNISTTSVVKQRGFGQGQRRSPFGPNDPFEEFFDRFFQGQPQEEFQRQGLGSGFIISEDGYVVTNNHVVERATDISVILENGEKYEAKVIGRDPKTDLAVIKFEPKGKLQAVKYGDSDNLRIGDWVIAIGNPFGLGYTVTAGIVSAKGRSLGLGAYDDFIQTDASLNPGNSGGPLFNLRGEVVGVNTAIVAQGQGIGFAIPMNMAHFVIEQLKEGGKVVRGWLGVYVQKLTPELASSLGLDEDEGALVSDVTPGSPADKAGIKRGDVIIEFDGKKIDDISDLTTLAAVTSPGTKVDVKLIQDGKHKDLEVKLDEFPDDEAQAGAAEDTEDSLGLIVRPLDPQLAQRFNLDTDKGVIIADVRRGSPALDAGLRPGDVIVELDKKEIKTLQDYKTALAAVKPGDTALFLVKRGNNTIYTAVRVGEGKS, encoded by the coding sequence ATGAGGCGTTCCGTCGCACTTCTTCTAATATTTCCGCTTTTGGTGCTAATCCTTTCTGCAGGATGCGAGAGAACCGGGGAGAACGGCGCTCCGGGGAATTCCGCGCCCCCCGCGGAAAAAGAAAATGAATCACAATCCGGGCAGCCGTCAAAGGCCGTCCCCGAGTCGGCAAAGGAAGCGGCCGAGGCTGTAAAGAAGCTTCCCGTGTCGGAATTCCCGTCCTTTGCGGATCTCGCCGAGGTGCTCAAACCCTCGGTCGTTAATATCAGCACCACGAGCGTCGTGAAGCAAAGGGGTTTCGGGCAGGGCCAGAGGCGCTCGCCGTTCGGACCCAACGACCCGTTCGAGGAATTTTTTGACAGGTTCTTCCAGGGCCAGCCCCAGGAGGAGTTCCAGCGCCAGGGCCTCGGCTCGGGATTCATCATAAGCGAGGACGGCTACGTCGTCACCAATAACCACGTCGTCGAAAGGGCCACGGACATAAGCGTCATACTAGAGAACGGCGAAAAGTACGAGGCGAAAGTCATCGGCAGGGACCCAAAAACCGACCTCGCCGTCATAAAATTCGAGCCCAAGGGCAAGCTCCAGGCCGTCAAATACGGGGATTCCGACAACCTCAGGATAGGCGACTGGGTCATCGCGATAGGCAACCCGTTCGGCCTCGGATACACAGTCACGGCGGGCATAGTAAGCGCCAAGGGGAGGTCCCTCGGGCTCGGCGCGTACGACGATTTCATACAGACGGACGCGTCGCTCAACCCCGGCAACAGCGGAGGGCCGCTCTTTAACCTCCGGGGCGAGGTGGTCGGCGTAAACACGGCCATCGTCGCGCAGGGGCAGGGCATAGGGTTCGCCATTCCGATGAACATGGCCCACTTCGTCATCGAGCAGTTAAAAGAGGGCGGGAAGGTCGTAAGGGGCTGGCTCGGAGTCTACGTCCAGAAGCTCACCCCCGAGCTCGCCTCGAGCCTCGGCCTCGACGAGGACGAGGGGGCGCTCGTGAGCGACGTCACCCCGGGAAGCCCGGCGGACAAGGCCGGCATCAAGAGGGGCGACGTCATAATCGAGTTCGACGGCAAGAAGATAGACGACATCTCCGACCTCACGACGCTCGCGGCCGTAACGTCCCCCGGGACGAAGGTCGATGTAAAGCTCATTCAGGACGGCAAGCATAAGGACCTCGAGGTCAAGCTAGACGAGTTTCCCGACGACGAGGCGCAGGCCGGGGCGGCCGAAGACACCGAGGACAGCCTCGGCCTTATCGTAAGGCCGCTCGATCCGCAGCTTGCGCAGCGCTTTAATCTCGACACCGACAAGGGAGTCATAATCGCCGACGTAAGGCGCGGAAGCCCGGCCCTCGACGCCGGTCTCAGGCCGGGCGACGTTATAGTCGAGCTCGACAAGAAAGAAATAAAAACGCTTCAGGATTACAAGACCGCGCTTGCCGCCGTCAAGCCGGGGGATACCGCGCTCTTCCTTGTTAAGCGCGGCAATAACACGATCTACACGGCGGTGAGAGTGGGTGAGGGAAAATCCTAG
- a CDS encoding NAD(P)/FAD-dependent oxidoreductase, with protein MPEPAKKRVLILGGGFGGLEAARHLEKIFKGRDDVEITLINKNNYLVFTSMLAEVVSGSIEAKHVVIPLRECLKRAELKELSIDGLDLDKKTVSCSHPDTGETFLYEYDYLVLALGSMTGYHGIPGAEEFSFPLKNLNNAMVLRNHVIDMFERAELETDSDTRRKLLTFVVAGGGYTGIEVAAELNDYVSASKRFYRNVKAGEVKVVVIDPGDRIMHEMSEGLAEYGLMLLQKRGMEFRLKTRIAEVSKDSVKTEDGSAVDTCTTIWAAGTAPQPVIAALSCADKRGRIEVNEYMEVSGCPGVWAIGDCAVIPDPHTGASYPPTAQNAEREGARVAVNVAASINSRDGDKRPFVYRTMGMLAPLGHRSAVAEIRSVKFSGFFAWFMWRCIYLGKLPGWDRKIRVAIDWLLDMFLPRDIVQLKMEMRQRQNQPQSPGKS; from the coding sequence ATGCCGGAGCCTGCGAAAAAGCGCGTACTGATCCTCGGAGGGGGCTTCGGCGGCCTCGAGGCCGCCCGGCATCTCGAAAAAATCTTCAAGGGAAGAGACGACGTCGAGATAACGCTGATCAACAAGAACAACTATCTCGTATTCACCTCGATGCTCGCCGAGGTCGTATCGGGCAGCATCGAAGCCAAGCACGTAGTTATTCCTCTCAGGGAATGTCTTAAGAGAGCCGAGCTCAAAGAGCTCTCCATAGACGGCCTGGACCTAGACAAAAAAACGGTATCGTGCAGCCACCCCGACACGGGCGAGACGTTTCTTTACGAATACGACTATCTCGTCCTGGCCCTGGGCTCCATGACGGGCTATCACGGCATCCCGGGCGCAGAAGAATTCTCGTTCCCGCTCAAGAACCTCAACAACGCGATGGTGCTGAGGAACCACGTGATAGACATGTTCGAGCGTGCCGAGCTCGAAACCGACTCCGACACGAGGCGTAAGCTCCTCACTTTCGTCGTAGCGGGCGGCGGATATACCGGCATCGAGGTCGCCGCCGAGCTCAACGACTACGTCTCCGCCAGCAAGAGGTTCTACAGGAACGTGAAGGCGGGCGAGGTAAAGGTCGTCGTGATCGATCCGGGCGACAGGATTATGCACGAGATGAGCGAAGGGCTTGCCGAATACGGCTTAATGCTCCTCCAGAAACGCGGGATGGAGTTCCGTCTCAAAACGAGAATCGCCGAGGTCTCGAAAGATTCCGTAAAGACGGAAGACGGGAGCGCCGTCGATACCTGCACGACCATCTGGGCCGCGGGGACTGCGCCACAGCCCGTAATCGCGGCTCTGTCCTGCGCGGACAAGAGAGGCAGGATAGAGGTGAACGAGTACATGGAGGTCTCCGGGTGCCCCGGCGTATGGGCCATAGGCGACTGCGCCGTGATTCCCGATCCTCATACCGGGGCGTCCTATCCCCCGACGGCCCAGAATGCCGAGCGCGAAGGGGCCCGCGTGGCGGTCAACGTCGCCGCTTCGATAAATTCCAGGGACGGCGACAAGAGGCCGTTCGTCTACAGGACCATGGGCATGCTCGCGCCTCTCGGGCACAGGTCCGCCGTCGCCGAAATAAGAAGCGTTAAATTCTCGGGATTCTTCGCCTGGTTCATGTGGCGCTGCATCTATTTAGGCAAGCTGCCCGGATGGGACAGGAAGATAAGGGTGGCCATCGACTGGCTGCTCGACATGTTCCTCCCGAGGGATATCGTCCAGCTCAAGATGGAAATGAGGCAGAGGCAGAATCAGCCTCAGTCCCCGGGCAAGTCCTGA
- a CDS encoding cytochrome b N-terminal domain-containing protein, which yields MNFLRSAWAWLDDRTGLSAAVGPIAKHAVPPNTATWFYVFGSATLFAFILQVATGVTLAFIYVPAAGEAYQSLQYITNQTTFGRIVRGIHNWGASAMMLLVGVHMIQVYLTAAYKFPREMNWISGVVLLALTIVMGFTGQVIRWDQTAVWSAIVASEQAARVPLIGRWLADFIIGGETIGGATLSRMFAYHVFIIPALLFVFIGFHLYLVIRNGISEFPKAGDPVDPATYREKYENLVKTKGIPFWPDAAWKDMIFAFVVITTILVVAIVIGPPTLGPPPNPSNIDALPVPDWYFVFYFAFLALMPPALETYLMVLGPLIVGLLLFCLPFISNRGERSPLRRPWAVAIVALVILTISGLWAIGIVSPWSPRFHAEPLTAEMIGADSGPIYRGGIDFNDKGCLYCHTIDGHGGLRGPDLTYIGDRLSSNELTWRIMNGGLNMPGFGGTLTNQELSDLVAFLKSRTKKPAQDLPGD from the coding sequence ATGAATTTTTTAAGGAGCGCGTGGGCGTGGCTCGACGACCGCACCGGTCTGTCGGCGGCCGTGGGGCCTATAGCCAAACACGCCGTCCCCCCGAATACCGCCACCTGGTTTTACGTTTTCGGGAGCGCGACTCTCTTTGCCTTCATACTCCAGGTCGCAACGGGCGTAACCCTGGCGTTTATATACGTCCCCGCCGCCGGCGAGGCGTACCAGAGCCTCCAGTACATAACGAACCAGACGACCTTCGGGAGAATCGTGCGCGGCATACACAACTGGGGGGCGTCCGCCATGATGCTGCTCGTCGGCGTCCACATGATACAGGTCTATCTTACGGCGGCGTACAAGTTCCCGCGCGAGATGAACTGGATTTCGGGCGTCGTGCTGCTCGCGCTTACTATCGTCATGGGCTTCACGGGGCAGGTGATAAGGTGGGACCAGACGGCCGTGTGGTCGGCGATAGTCGCCTCGGAGCAGGCGGCGCGCGTGCCGCTCATCGGGCGCTGGCTCGCGGACTTTATAATAGGCGGCGAAACCATAGGCGGAGCTACGCTCAGCCGGATGTTCGCGTATCACGTGTTCATAATCCCGGCGCTTCTTTTCGTATTCATAGGGTTTCATCTCTACCTGGTCATAAGAAACGGAATATCCGAATTCCCCAAGGCGGGCGACCCCGTAGACCCCGCGACGTACAGGGAAAAGTACGAGAACCTGGTAAAAACGAAAGGCATCCCCTTCTGGCCCGACGCGGCGTGGAAGGATATGATTTTCGCGTTCGTAGTTATCACGACCATTTTGGTCGTGGCCATAGTAATCGGCCCGCCGACGCTGGGCCCGCCTCCGAATCCGTCGAACATAGACGCGCTCCCCGTGCCGGACTGGTACTTCGTTTTCTACTTCGCGTTCCTGGCGCTCATGCCGCCCGCGCTGGAAACGTATCTGATGGTGCTCGGGCCGCTGATAGTGGGGCTGCTGCTTTTCTGCCTCCCGTTCATATCGAACAGGGGCGAGAGGAGCCCGCTCAGAAGGCCCTGGGCGGTCGCGATAGTGGCGCTCGTGATCTTGACGATATCCGGGCTCTGGGCTATAGGGATCGTATCGCCGTGGTCTCCGCGTTTCCACGCCGAGCCGCTTACGGCCGAGATGATAGGCGCGGATTCGGGCCCGATATACAGGGGCGGGATAGACTTTAACGACAAGGGCTGCCTCTACTGCCATACGATAGACGGGCACGGCGGGTTAAGGGGCCCCGACCTCACATACATCGGCGACAGGCTGAGCTCGAACGAGCTTACGTGGCGGATCATGAACGGCGGTCTTAATATGCCGGGGTTCGGCGGAACGTTGACGAACCAGGAGCTGAGCGACCTCGTGGCGTTTTTGAAGTCGCGGACCAAAAAGCCCGCTCAGGACTTGCCCGGGGACTGA
- a CDS encoding Rieske 2Fe-2S domain-containing protein: MSEKTRTSECTRRQFFVRLGIVLSSVAGALVAIPIIGSILEPIFRKPPPEWRPVGLAESFTQGETVLVKFIDSSPLPWAGVTAETAAWLRRAGQSDFIAFSVNCAHLGCPVRWIAGAKLFMCPCHGGVYYEDGSVAAGPPPRGLYQYPVRINNGQVEILTSPIPVTTA; this comes from the coding sequence ATGAGCGAAAAGACCAGAACGAGTGAATGTACGAGGAGGCAGTTCTTCGTCAGGCTCGGCATCGTTCTCAGCAGCGTCGCCGGGGCGCTCGTCGCGATTCCGATAATCGGCTCGATACTGGAGCCCATATTCAGGAAGCCGCCGCCCGAGTGGAGGCCCGTCGGCCTCGCGGAGAGCTTCACCCAGGGGGAGACCGTGCTGGTCAAATTCATAGATTCCTCGCCGCTCCCGTGGGCAGGAGTGACGGCCGAGACGGCCGCATGGCTGAGAAGGGCCGGGCAGTCCGACTTTATCGCGTTTTCGGTGAACTGCGCTCATTTGGGGTGTCCCGTGAGGTGGATAGCCGGGGCGAAGCTGTTTATGTGCCCGTGCCACGGCGGGGTTTATTACGAGGACGGCTCCGTCGCCGCGGGGCCGCCTCCGAGGGGGCTTTACCAGTATCCTGTCAGGATAAATAACGGACAGGTCGAGATACTGACGAGCCCGATACCTGTTACGACGGCGTAA
- a CDS encoding cytochrome c oxidase assembly protein, whose product MNVSEFLMKAWSPEPGVIALAVLFLAAFIAAGGLKDRGRTALFGAGVALMVLAVVSPLGHLGRNYLLSAHMTQHILLLLVVPLFILFGIPKGAAERALSWRPAGAVMGVLGNPIVAWTLGVGSMWLWHVPSVHDAAIASDRLYAAQQVSFVLIGIVFWWPVFAPVKTRRLTHLRSTLYLASACLACTVLGILLTFAGAGMYPAYLNPADSAGILPYLRNDLCITPGVDQQIAGLTMWVPGCLIYLTASMITLAQWYRSPEADEEAAAHSGGILPGEGKTV is encoded by the coding sequence ATGAACGTATCTGAATTCCTCATGAAAGCCTGGTCGCCCGAGCCGGGCGTTATAGCGCTCGCGGTCTTGTTCCTGGCGGCTTTCATTGCGGCGGGCGGCCTTAAAGACAGGGGCCGGACGGCTCTCTTCGGCGCGGGAGTCGCGCTCATGGTGCTGGCGGTCGTCTCCCCCCTCGGGCACCTCGGGAGGAATTATCTCCTGAGCGCCCACATGACCCAGCACATATTACTCCTGCTCGTCGTTCCGCTGTTCATACTGTTCGGAATACCCAAAGGCGCGGCCGAAAGGGCGCTCTCGTGGAGGCCCGCGGGGGCGGTGATGGGCGTACTCGGTAACCCCATCGTCGCCTGGACGCTCGGGGTAGGCTCGATGTGGCTCTGGCACGTGCCGTCCGTTCACGACGCGGCAATAGCGAGCGACAGGCTTTACGCGGCGCAGCAGGTGAGCTTCGTACTCATAGGAATAGTGTTCTGGTGGCCGGTGTTCGCACCGGTGAAGACCCGGAGGCTGACGCACCTCCGCTCGACCCTCTACCTGGCCTCGGCGTGCCTCGCATGCACGGTACTCGGAATACTGCTGACGTTCGCCGGCGCGGGGATGTACCCGGCTTATCTCAATCCCGCGGACTCGGCCGGGATACTGCCGTACCTGAGAAACGATCTATGCATAACGCCCGGCGTCGACCAGCAGATAGCGGGCCTTACGATGTGGGTGCCGGGGTGCCTTATATACCTCACAGCGAGCATGATAACGCTGGCCCAGTGGTACAGGTCCCCCGAAGCGGACGAAGAGGCCGCAGCGCACAGCGGCGGGATTCTGCCAGGCGAGGGCAAAACGGTTTGA
- a CDS encoding cytochrome c oxidase subunit 3, translating to MANNRMIIKFFIASESIFFLMLILAYVNFHNSVTTGPDARNSLDPYVTGIFSIFLLASSFTVWLAGKSLKNRNRSGLKFWLFATIVLGAVFIFGQAREWFGLFGRGITISSNVFGSTFFTLTGFHGFHVCVGLIMLSILLGLTLAGDFEGPKSDAVECVSLYWHFVDGVWIVVFSVIYLWAFL from the coding sequence ATGGCTAACAACCGGATGATAATAAAGTTCTTCATCGCGTCGGAGTCGATCTTCTTCCTGATGCTCATTCTGGCATACGTCAACTTTCACAATTCCGTCACCACCGGCCCGGACGCGAGAAACAGCCTCGACCCCTACGTAACGGGAATATTCAGCATATTCCTGCTCGCCAGCAGCTTTACGGTATGGCTTGCCGGGAAGAGCCTTAAGAACAGGAATCGCTCGGGGCTGAAGTTCTGGCTTTTCGCGACGATAGTGCTGGGCGCGGTATTCATATTCGGGCAGGCGCGCGAGTGGTTCGGGCTCTTCGGGCGCGGCATAACTATAAGCAGTAACGTATTCGGCTCGACGTTTTTCACACTTACCGGATTCCACGGGTTTCACGTGTGCGTCGGGCTCATAATGCTCTCGATACTCCTCGGCCTCACGCTCGCGGGGGATTTCGAGGGCCCGAAATCGGACGCCGTCGAATGCGTTTCATTATACTGGCACTTCGTGGACGGCGTATGGATAGTGGTTTTTTCGGTCATATATCTCTGGGCGTTTTTATGA
- the ctaD gene encoding cytochrome c oxidase subunit I, with product MSSRIPIVPESTEPLPGLGENTGLLSWVASIDHKQIGIMYLIGTLIYFVIGGLEALMIRAQLAKPGSGLLSPEMYNQLFTMHGTTMIFFVVMPFLIGVGVYLVPLMIGARDMAFPRLNALSFWLFAFGGILLYYSFFTQSGAPDVGWFAYAPLSEKPFSLNNGPTYWALGLLVSGIGSLISGLNNVVTILTMRTPGMTMRRLPLFVWMILVTSLLLVFVMPIITSAFAMLLLDRLLGATFFTPSFGGSAILWQHFFWGFGHPEVYILILPAFGIISEVIPVFSRKPIYGYEFVAASTVAIGLLSLGVWAHHMFAVGLGNVANAYFSLASMLIAIPTGIKVLNWVATMWGGRINFAVPMLFATAFIIEFVIGGLSGVAIASVPIDWVVTDSYFIVAHFHYTIFGGSLFAIFAGVYYWFPKFTGRMMSETLGKWHFWLTVVGFNMTFFIQHFLGVMGMPRRTYTYHDLPYWGSMNLISTIGAFIIAASVLVFIWNIIVSLRKGEPAGDNPWKAWTLEWATTSPPPVYNFKLVPPVRGRRPLWDLAHPDSPDEPNAKIVTEGPNG from the coding sequence ATGAGTAGCAGAATACCGATCGTGCCGGAAAGTACGGAGCCCCTGCCGGGGCTCGGCGAGAACACCGGGCTCCTAAGCTGGGTCGCGTCCATCGACCACAAGCAGATCGGCATCATGTACCTGATAGGCACGCTGATTTACTTCGTCATAGGCGGCCTCGAAGCGCTGATGATAAGGGCCCAGCTGGCAAAGCCCGGAAGCGGGCTGCTCTCGCCCGAGATGTATAACCAGCTCTTCACGATGCACGGAACGACGATGATATTTTTCGTCGTCATGCCGTTCCTCATAGGCGTAGGCGTTTATCTCGTGCCGCTCATGATCGGGGCGCGGGACATGGCGTTCCCGAGGCTTAACGCGCTCAGCTTCTGGCTGTTCGCCTTCGGCGGCATACTCCTTTATTACAGCTTCTTCACACAGAGCGGAGCGCCCGACGTCGGGTGGTTCGCGTACGCCCCGCTAAGCGAAAAGCCGTTTTCGCTCAACAACGGGCCTACGTACTGGGCGCTCGGACTTCTCGTATCCGGCATCGGCTCGCTCATATCCGGCCTCAACAACGTCGTAACCATACTGACGATGCGCACGCCGGGGATGACGATGCGGCGGCTGCCGCTGTTCGTGTGGATGATACTGGTGACGTCGCTACTTCTCGTATTCGTAATGCCCATCATCACCTCCGCTTTCGCGATGCTCCTCCTCGACCGTCTTTTGGGTGCGACGTTCTTCACCCCGTCCTTCGGCGGCTCGGCGATACTCTGGCAGCACTTTTTCTGGGGGTTCGGGCACCCCGAGGTTTACATACTCATACTCCCGGCGTTCGGAATAATATCGGAGGTCATTCCGGTCTTTTCGAGAAAGCCGATATACGGCTACGAGTTCGTGGCGGCCTCGACGGTGGCGATAGGGCTCTTAAGCCTCGGCGTCTGGGCGCACCACATGTTCGCCGTCGGCCTCGGGAACGTAGCCAACGCCTATTTCTCCCTCGCCAGCATGCTCATCGCCATACCTACGGGCATAAAGGTGCTCAACTGGGTGGCGACGATGTGGGGCGGGAGGATAAACTTCGCCGTGCCAATGCTGTTCGCGACGGCCTTTATAATAGAGTTCGTCATAGGCGGGCTTTCGGGCGTGGCCATAGCGTCGGTGCCGATAGACTGGGTCGTCACGGACAGCTACTTCATAGTCGCCCACTTCCACTACACGATATTCGGCGGCTCTCTATTCGCGATATTCGCGGGGGTTTACTATTGGTTCCCGAAATTCACCGGGCGTATGATGTCGGAGACATTAGGCAAGTGGCACTTCTGGCTTACAGTGGTCGGGTTTAACATGACCTTTTTCATCCAGCATTTCCTCGGCGTAATGGGGATGCCGCGAAGAACCTATACGTATCACGATTTGCCCTACTGGGGGTCGATGAACCTCATATCGACCATAGGCGCTTTCATAATCGCCGCCTCGGTCCTGGTTTTCATATGGAACATCATAGTCAGCTTGAGGAAAGGCGAGCCCGCCGGGGACAACCCCTGGAAGGCGTGGACGCTCGAATGGGCCACCACCTCGCCCCCCCCTGTATATAACTTCAAGCTGGTCCCGCCGGTAAGGGGCAGGAGGCCGCTCTGGGACCTCGCGCACCCCGACTCGCCGGACGAGCCCAACGCGAAGATAGTGACGGAGGGACCAAATGGCTAA
- the coxB gene encoding cytochrome c oxidase subunit II gives MKNLGGLFNPSSPQMEVLAGLTYYTIAISVVILGIIVIAVAYIIIRFRKKSGEEGEPYQDFGSLKLEITWTLIPVAIVAVLFLLTCSTMRAVDPPSADREPDIIIIGHQWWWEIVYPESGVITANEVHLPAGRQLLARLESIDVIHDFWVPELGRKIDLVPGHPNYMWIVAGEPGVYLGACAEFCGAQHANMRIRVIAQTEEEFSGWLSEQARIPETPSAGIAADGAKLFQEVACMNCHTIAGTPAAARVGPSLTYLATRDTIGAGVLTNTPDNLAKWLKNPAKYKPGSLMPNMKLTDEQVNAIVAYLEALDE, from the coding sequence ATGAAAAACCTAGGCGGCCTCTTCAATCCAAGCTCTCCACAAATGGAAGTATTGGCTGGCCTGACCTATTATACGATAGCCATTTCGGTAGTCATCCTCGGCATCATAGTGATCGCCGTCGCCTACATCATAATAAGGTTCAGGAAAAAGTCCGGAGAGGAGGGCGAGCCTTACCAGGATTTCGGCAGTCTCAAGCTCGAAATCACGTGGACGCTGATACCCGTAGCGATAGTAGCCGTCCTCTTTTTACTCACGTGCTCGACGATGAGGGCCGTCGATCCGCCGAGCGCCGACAGGGAACCCGACATTATCATAATAGGGCACCAGTGGTGGTGGGAGATAGTCTACCCCGAATCCGGTGTCATAACGGCGAACGAGGTTCACCTCCCCGCGGGGAGGCAGCTCCTGGCGAGGCTGGAATCGATCGACGTCATACACGATTTCTGGGTGCCCGAGCTCGGAAGGAAGATAGACCTCGTCCCGGGGCATCCGAATTATATGTGGATAGTCGCGGGAGAGCCCGGGGTTTATCTCGGGGCGTGCGCCGAGTTCTGCGGGGCGCAGCACGCGAACATGCGCATACGGGTGATCGCCCAGACGGAGGAGGAATTCTCCGGGTGGCTCAGCGAGCAGGCGCGTATACCCGAAACGCCTTCCGCCGGAATCGCAGCCGATGGGGCGAAGCTATTCCAGGAGGTCGCCTGCATGAATTGTCACACGATAGCGGGCACCCCCGCCGCGGCGCGCGTGGGGCCGAGCCTCACGTATCTCGCGACGCGCGATACGATAGGCGCGGGCGTTTTGACCAACACGCCGGACAACCTCGCCAAGTGGCTCAAGAATCCGGCGAAGTACAAGCCGGGATCGCTGATGCCGAACATGAAGCTTACAGACGAGCAGGTGAATGCAATAGTCGCATACCTGGAGGCGCTGGATGAGTAG
- the bamA gene encoding outer membrane protein assembly factor BamA, with protein sequence MNKVNLILLLILYLTLLHDIRHPAFAAEKTGDDSEASETQPEEVAVRISKVKIKGAKAVSKQDIEQSIGTESPSIRFWVKKPEFNEEVLIDDMVRIKRLYASHGYYDAEATYELKYNDDHTRVEITINIKEGEPVILTELSIGYEGDLTDEVKKDIDKAVPLKVDKTFSPVGYQQTKGAIEEILSNEGHPKAVVEGEALVNRKEKWARAKFVVKPGPVYTFGSVTVMGNAEVESYVISREATFKKGDIYSLQKINETQANIFQLGLFRSVVIDPVYNEEDHVADIRITVKERKQGSVKFGVGFGTEDKLRAQAIWTKRNFFGGGRRLEVAGKFSFITQRLETSVLQPYILGRDSQLTGSLNFQRDDVPSFEGESFLTTAEVQKDFREYYSAFGSFNVQLSRVQKSARRTPEEKSRENFFLTYFNSGLEMDTTDNILNPTRGFVIAGGLESSFRALFSDVNYFKGTVELRGYKRLMRIILASRLTVGVIQPFGSTGTFDIPIFKRFFAGGSTSMRGFPFQKLGPLSQGGDPLGGNSLLVGSFEARFPLYGEFGGVVFLDYGNVYSDEWEYDLSRLKYAPGVGLRYDTIIGPIRFDVGYALNPEPGIRRVQFFISIGQAF encoded by the coding sequence ATGAATAAAGTCAATTTAATACTCCTTCTGATTTTATATCTGACCCTTCTACACGATATCCGTCATCCCGCCTTCGCAGCCGAAAAAACAGGCGATGACAGCGAGGCTTCCGAAACCCAGCCCGAAGAAGTCGCGGTACGCATATCGAAGGTCAAGATCAAGGGAGCGAAAGCCGTATCCAAGCAGGACATAGAGCAGAGCATAGGCACCGAATCTCCGTCGATAAGGTTCTGGGTCAAAAAGCCCGAGTTTAACGAAGAGGTCCTCATCGACGACATGGTGAGGATAAAGCGTCTCTACGCGAGCCACGGCTACTACGACGCCGAGGCCACTTACGAGCTCAAGTACAACGACGACCACACCAGGGTGGAAATAACGATCAACATCAAGGAAGGCGAGCCCGTGATTCTCACCGAGCTCAGCATCGGTTACGAGGGCGACCTTACCGACGAGGTCAAAAAAGACATCGATAAGGCGGTCCCGCTCAAGGTGGACAAAACATTCTCCCCGGTCGGCTACCAGCAGACCAAGGGCGCCATAGAAGAGATACTCTCCAACGAAGGGCATCCCAAGGCGGTCGTCGAGGGCGAGGCGCTCGTAAACAGGAAAGAGAAATGGGCCAGGGCGAAGTTCGTGGTCAAACCCGGGCCCGTTTATACGTTCGGTTCGGTCACGGTCATGGGCAACGCCGAGGTCGAGAGCTACGTCATATCCAGGGAGGCCACCTTCAAAAAGGGCGACATCTACTCGCTCCAGAAGATAAACGAAACCCAGGCCAACATCTTCCAGCTCGGGCTCTTCAGGTCCGTCGTCATCGACCCGGTATACAACGAAGAAGACCACGTCGCCGACATAAGAATAACCGTCAAGGAGAGAAAGCAGGGCTCGGTCAAGTTCGGCGTCGGGTTCGGCACCGAGGACAAGCTCAGGGCCCAGGCCATCTGGACGAAGAGGAATTTCTTCGGCGGGGGAAGGAGGCTCGAGGTCGCGGGCAAGTTCTCCTTCATAACCCAGAGGCTCGAGACGAGCGTCCTTCAGCCCTACATACTGGGCAGGGATTCGCAGCTCACCGGGTCACTCAACTTCCAGAGGGACGACGTTCCGAGCTTCGAGGGCGAGAGCTTTCTCACAACCGCCGAAGTGCAGAAGGACTTTCGCGAATACTACTCCGCCTTCGGCTCGTTCAACGTGCAGCTCTCCCGGGTTCAAAAAAGCGCACGCCGTACGCCCGAGGAGAAAAGCCGCGAGAACTTCTTCCTGACGTATTTTAACTCCGGTCTCGAGATGGACACGACGGACAACATCCTCAACCCGACGCGCGGGTTCGTCATCGCGGGCGGCCTCGAATCGTCCTTCCGGGCGCTGTTCTCGGACGTCAACTACTTTAAGGGCACGGTCGAGCTCAGGGGCTACAAACGGCTCATGCGAATCATCCTGGCCTCGCGCTTGACCGTCGGCGTCATACAGCCCTTCGGCTCGACGGGCACGTTCGACATACCTATATTCAAGAGGTTTTTCGCCGGCGGCAGCACGAGCATGAGAGGTTTTCCGTTCCAGAAACTGGGCCCGCTCAGCCAGGGCGGCGATCCGCTCGGCGGCAATTCCCTGCTCGTCGGGAGCTTCGAGGCGAGGTTCCCGCTGTACGGCGAGTTCGGGGGCGTCGTGTTCCTGGATTATGGAAACGTCTATTCCGACGAGTGGGAATACGATCTTTCGAGGCTGAAATACGCGCCCGGCGTGGGGCTCAGATACGATACGATCATAGGCCCCATAAGATTCGACGTCGGCTATGCGCTCAATCCCGAGCCGGGAATAAGAAGGGTGCAGTTCTTCATCAGCATAGGTCAGGCTTTCTGA